The nucleotide sequence TCCATGTGCTTGTAGAACAGCGCCGCCGTCAGGGCGTCCGTCTCGTTCATATAGTATTCGTAGCGCGCATCGATGCTCTGGATATCCGTCTCGATCAGGTCCGGGTTCCCCGCGACTTTCGCCAGGTAGAGCGGGTGCATGAACTCGGCATTGACGAACTCACGGAAGTCCGGGTAGATGAAGGTCTCCGAATAGGCCAGACGGAACTGGTTGCTGTCGTCGAGGCGGTAGGTCATCCCGAGGCTCGGGAGGACTTTGTTGAACTTCAGCGTGTTCGGCGTCAGGACGATGATGTTGTTATCGACCTGATACTGCTCCACCGTCTGGCGCAGATCCACGTAGCGTCCGCCGAAGGTGATATCCATCGCCTCCGTCGGTTTGATCATCCCTTTGACATAGTAGGCGTTGCGGTCGAGCTCCGCATTGTACTGGTCTCTGGGCAGTGAGGTCAGCGAGAAGTCCAGGTCCGAACCGTCGCCGTAGTTGATAATGCCGTTGATCGGACCGGAGCTGACACCGAGGTCTTTGATGTTACTCTGCATCTGCAGGTCGACCCGGCGCCCTTCACGCTCTTTATGCTCAGTGACGATCCCGGCTTCGAGGTAGTCCTCGTCGCTGAGCATCGGCACCTGGGTACGGTTCTTCGCATAGACGTTGTAAAGCTTGTCGTCCGTCGTACGGTGGCTGTAGCTCAGCATGCTGTCCGGACGTGCAAAGACGTACGGCTGCGTCGAGAAGTACTGTTTGTAGTTGTAATAGACATCGTTGGGAACGTATTCGCTCGCCTGGGCAAGCTCCGCGCCGAAATCGAAACGGTTGTCGACCCACAGCTTGTAGTCAAGGCCGCCGCTGAGCTGATCGATGTTGAGCTCGCGCTCCTGCCATTCGAAATAGTACTGGTGCTCTTTGGAGTTGTTCTCGCCGAACGTCCCGTTGACGTCACGGGTCTGGTCGAGCGTATTGAGCACGAAGAGTTTCGTATACTGCAGATCCAGGTTGCGGAACTGGTACCCCAGGCTGATAATCCCGCCGTGCTGGATCGTCGTCTGCAGCATGTCGTTCGTCGCGGTGTTGTCCGGCGTCGGCGTCTGTACCCCGTCACGGGAGACGAGGTAGTCGTAAGATGTGTAGGTACGCAGGCTGGATTCGCCCTTGTAGCCGTAGGAGGCCAGCAGGCTCAGCTCGTGCTCGTCGGCGATCGTATACTGTTTGCCGAACTCGACCTGCACTTCGCCGCCGTAAGGCACCGTCGTCGACTGCGCGTTGACGTCACGGCGCTGCAGCATGGAGCGCAGCTCCGCGTCCGTATAGTTGAGTGTCGGCGGTGTCGATCCTACCGTCGGCAGGGATGCACTGTTGAACCCGCCCGGGAAAGGGCGGAAACTGTGGTCATAGCCCGTCCAGTCAGAGGAAGCACCCTCATACGTGGTCGCATCCTTCCCGGCGCTGTCATGGGCATTGATCCCCAGCTTGATGCTGGCATGGTCCTCATCGACGTTCGACTTGGTCCGCACGTTGACGTAGCCGCCGCCGAACGCACCGGTGATGTCCGGGGTGAAGGTCTTCTGGACCTGCAGGCTCCCGATGACCATGCTGGGGAACATGTCCAGCGGGACCGTCCGTTTGATCGGGTTCGGTGAGGGCAGCGACATCCCGTTGAGCTCGGTGTTCGAGTAACGGTCACCCAGACCGCGGACATAGATGTACTTGCCGCCGATAATCGTAATCCCCGGGACACGTTTCAGGGCGCTCGCCGCGTTGGAGTCCCCCTGCTTCGACATCTGCGCGGAACCGATCACGTTCGCGATCGTCTCGCTGTTGCGGACCTCCGCCATGACGGCCGCGATACTCCCCTCGACCTGCGGCGCCAGGACGACGAACTCTTCGAGTTCCATCGCCGCCGGGCTCAGCTCGACCGTACGGCTGACCATCTCTTTGGGCAGGACCGTCACTTTGATGTTCTGCGAAGAGTAGCTGGTGTGGATGATTGAGAGCGTCTGGTTCCCCTCCGGCAGGTCGATCACGATATGACCGGCCGCATCCGAAACGGCGTTGACCTTCACGCCCGGCACGAAGACACGGGCACCCGCAACCGGTTTCTCATCTTCGCCGGAGAGCAGTGTCAGCGCCACCGTACCGTTGACGCGCGCGACACTCTTCTTGGTGTCCGCTTCCGTGGCCAGGTCGGCCGGGGCTTCGACGTCCGCGAAGGAGAGCGTATTGTCCGTCTTGAGCGACAGGATGATCTGGGTCTGTTTGCCCGGCGCGATCACGAAGTTCTTTTTGACGAAGGCCTGGGGCGTCCCGTTGTCCGTCGCCAGCAGCTGGAGCTGGTAGCGCCCTTCGGGCATTGCCGTGGTCAGGTAGCCCTGCGCATCCGTCATCCATTCGGCGCCGAACATCTCCGATGCCGCAGCCCCGTTTTCCGTATCGGAAGGCAGTTCGAGGATAACGACCTGCTGTTCCGGCAGCGGTTTGCCGTCTTTGAGCACGTAGAGTGAAAGCTCTCCGCCCGCGGCGAAGAGGCTCATGGTCAGCCAGGTTACCAAAAAAAGTATACGCATCATTGCTGGCACTCCCAGATATTGTTTTTGCATTTTTCCATCTTCTTGCGCAGTTCGACCGCCTTGGAAAAGAGATCCGGCTGCGTCAGGGTCTCGAGCAGCGCTTCGGTCTGTTCGAATTCACCCTCCATATAGTAGGCGTATGCGAGCGCGTAACGCATGCTCTCCTCTTCCATCAGGCCGCTGCGCGCCATCGCCTGGCGGGTCACGATGATACGCTCATAGTCGCCGTACTCCAGGAAGATCGCGATCCGCTGCTTGTACTTCTCTTTCGTATCGAGCATCTGCGTGTTTTTGAGCAGCGCCATAACGTAATCACGCGCACGGCGGTACATCTCCGCCGATTCGTTGGTGTACTTCCCGTCCTCGATGGAGGCTTCGTTGAAAAGCTCCGCCGCGGCACCGATCATCTCCTTGTCAAGGTAGAGGTGCGCAAGCATCACCGTCACCTTCGCACTGCTCGGGTAGCGCAGGTTCGCCGTTTCGGCGAGTTCGATCGCCTTGTCCGTCTGGCCGCTCTGGCGCAGGGCGTTGATGAAGTTGATCAGGATCGTCTCGTTCGCCTTGGCATTGGCCAGATAGATCTGCGCATCTTCCAGCGCCGCCTGGTAAAGCCCCAGGGAGACGAGGTAGTAAAAGCGCTGCTTGTAGGCGTCCCAGTACTCCGGGAAACGGCTGTTCACATCGCGCAGCACCGCCATCGCCCTGTCTTTGTCGCCTTCACGCCAATAACACTCCGCCTTGAGACCGAAGAGTTTCGGGTTCTGGGCCATAAGGTCGGGGACCTTGTCCAGCGCCGCGATACACCCTTTGTACTCTTTGAGCTTGAAACTGTTCTGGGCGATATAGAGGTAGAGCGGTTTGGACGCGTTCGTATCCTCGTTCAGCTCGATGGACTTGTAGAAATCCGCATTGGCCTCTTTATAGAGGCTCTGCTTCGTTTCCACCAGACCCTTGAGCATGTAGTAGCGCGGCAGGTCGGTCTCGGTATCGTTGAGATCGACCATATTCAGGGCATCGCCGGCACGTTCAACGTGACCGTCGCGCAGCATCATCGCCCCCAGTTCGACATAATCGACATCATCGGTTTTGGCAGCCAGTGAGACGGAGAGAGCCCCGACCAATGCCATAACAATCAGTATCTGTTTCATCGGTTCTCCTCCTTAATTGAGGTCGAAGCGGATCTTCTGCTTCGCCCATACTTTGACCGGTTCGCCCTGGTACTGCGCCGGTTTGAACTCCCAGCTCTTGACGGCGGCGACGGCAACATCATCAAAGGTGTCGGCCGGGTCGCTCTCGAGCACCTTGACCTTCTCGACACGCCCCTGCTTGTTGATCAGCAGGTTCATCAGCACGTAGCCCGTGATTCCCATCTTGCGCGCCTTCTTCGGATACTCGATCGGCGTGCGGCGGGAGGGCTGCGGCGCCTGGTCGACCGTATCGTCGGTCATGACCATATCCTTGCCGACATCGCCGAGCAGCGCATCGTCGCTGAGCAGGTCATCCGCCTGGAACGCTTCGAGGCCCGTATCGAGGCCGGAGAGCTGTGAGCTCAGATCCGGTGCCGGGGCGGCGCGCTTGGGCTTCACCTTTTTCGGTTTCGGCTTCGGCTTCGGTTTGGGCTTCGGTTTCGGTTTGGCAACTTTTTGCATATCGAACTGCGCCGAGGCCATCTTCTTCTTCGGCGGTTCCGTCGCCCCCTCGTTGTTCATCTCGATCACGACGATAAAGACGAAAAAGAGACCGAAGACGCTCCACAGCAGTGCGAGCGCATGCTTTTTCAGCGGGGAAGCGGTACGCACCTTAACCGACCTCTTTTTTCGTGGCGACCGCGACGTCTTTGGCACCGGAGAGGCGGCACTGGTCGACGACTTCGATCAGTTTTTCCACGGCGATCGTGTCATCGGTCACGACGAGCACGGACTTCTCCGTAGAGGTGCGCAGCATATCCCGCAGTTTGCTCTGGAGCGCCCAGACTTTGATGGGCTGGTTGTCGATATACGCCTGTGCCTGGTTGTCGAGGTAGACCTTGATCACCTTGCTTGATGCCCGTGAAGCCGACGAGGCCCCCGGACGTTCAAGGTCGAGCTTCATGTCTTTGACAAAGGTCGTACTGACCATGAAAAAGATCAGCAGAATGAATACCATGTCGATCAGCGGCGAGATATCGACGGCCTGATCCAGCTCTTTTTTCTGTCTAAAACGCATTTATTTTCCTTCTTCTTCGGAACAGACGATGTCTTTGATCTGTTCCAGTTCGAGTTCCATGATCTTCGAGCGGCGGTCGATCAGACGGCCGATGACCAGGCCCGGTACGGCGACGACGAGCCCCAGCTGCGTCGTAAAGAGCGCCTGCGAAATACCGGCGGCGATCCCGCCGCCCTGGCTGTAAAGCGTCATGCTGCCGAGCGAATCGAAGGTCTCGATCATCCCGGCAACCGTACCCAGAAGCCCGATCAGCGGGGCGACCATGACGATCGTATTGACCGTCTTGCGGTATTTTTTCAGCTCCTGGCGGTAGGGGTAGAACGCGTCCTCGATCAGTTCGCGTCCGACCGTACCGCGGTAGCCCTCATTAGTGATCTTGAGCGCATCGACGACGGCGCCGTCAATGAGCCCGCGGGGGATTTCGCGCTTGCCCGAATCGAATTTACGGATCAGAACGCGGACGCTTTTTTCCGATCCGCGCTTGATGGCGTGGAAACGGTAGCCCAGCGCATACCACAGGACGATGACCAGGACGAACAGCGGCCACATGACAAAGCCGCCGCTCTGCATGTAGACATCGAACTGGCCGAAAAGGTTTTGAAGTGCCGGTTGCATTACTTCAGCTTGTTATACTCGTTGATCAGGTGCAGCGCAGACTGCTCCATACCGTCTTTGATACGCTCCGCCCAGCCGTTGAGCATATTGCCCAGCAGCAGCAGCGGGATCGCCACGATCAGACCCAGCTCCGTGGTAACGAGCGCGATCGAGATACCGCCGGAGAGCAGTTTCGGATCACCCGTACCGAACTCGGTGATGATGTCGAAGGTTGCGATCATCCCGGTAACCGTACCCAGAAGACCCAGCAGCGGTGCGACGGCGGCGACGACCATGATGGCCGAGCCGTAACGGTCGAGGCGTTCGCTTTCGTGCATGATGGCTTCGGCGACGATATCCTCGATATGCTCGCGGTCGCGGTCAAGGTTACGGACCGTCGCCTTCATGACGCGGGCTGCTGCCCCTTTGCGGCTTTTTAGGAATTCCAGTGTCGCTTCAACCCCTTTGGATTTGAGCTCGACCAGTGTCTCTTTGGCGACCGGCAGCGTTTTGGACGCGGCGCCGCTGAGGAAGAAGCTGCGCAGGACGACGAGCAGGAACGCAAAGAGGCCCATGACCACGATGACCCAGCCGATGACGCCGCCGGACTCGATGACATCCATCAGTCCTTTTTCCGTTTTGTCCTCAACCTCTTTGGAGACGTTCTCATAGACGAAGATCTCAAGCGATGCCGGTGTCTCTCCCTGGGCCAGTGCCGCCGCTGTCGCTGCAGATGCCGGGGCATCCCACAGTTTCAGCTTGTCGCCGCCTGCCGGTACCAGGACGCCGGATGCGCCTTCGGCAACGCCGTAAGTCGCGATGTTACCGACCATGACAAGCTTGCCTTTCTGCTCCGTACCGTCTTTGAGGTAGAAGCTCCCCTCGGTCACGCGGACAGATGAGAGTTCACGGCCGAGTGTCAGCGTCGATGCAAAAAGCTGCTGCAGGGTCGTCGGGTAATCTTCTTTGTCGATCGCCAGCTTGATGCCGTACGGGGCGAGGGAGGATTGTCCCTGCAGTGCCACGGACTCAAGCAGTGCCGTATCGTCGCTGATGCTCTCCGCATTCTGCTGGGAGCGGAAAAGCTGCTCGGCCAGACGGTCGGAGCTCTGTGTTTTGACCAGAACCTCGTTCTGCAGTGACGCGATCTCATTTTTCGCGGACGCGATACGGGCCGCATCCTCTTTTTTCACCTGTGAAAGGCGCTTCTGGAGCATCTCTTTCTGGGCTTTAAGGAACGCGAACTCTTTGGCATAGGCGCGCTGCAGTTCTGTTTCTGTCGCGGCGGAGAGGGAAAGTACCGCCATCATCAGGATAAGGACAATACGTTTCATTATTTCACCTCCGTCGTCGCAATGGCATTCGGCAGGGTAAAGTAGCCGGTGCGGATCTGTTTTTGCATCGCGTCAAACAGCGCGATGATCTGCTCTTGTTCGGTCTTGCTGACGGACTCTTTATAGAACCAGCCGTTGGCGTCTTTGGCCGCATAGCCGACACGGTCGTCCGGTGTTCTGAAGAACATCATGATGCTGCCCAGACGCGCGATCTCTGCCAGGCGGTCTTCACCGTCGAGCTTGATCGTCTGCTTGAACAGGGCGTTCTCCTTGCTCATACGCACTTCATCCGCGTAGCTGTTCCAGACCTGGGCCAGTGCCTTCTGCGGCGTGATAAGCCCTTCGTTCATCTGTGTCTCGATCCGCGTAACATCGTCGAGGCGCTCTGCCGTTTTGAAAGGAATCTCGGAAGCGATCTGCGCTTTGAGGTCGGCGATGGCGGCAACGACAACGGGTTTGATCCCTTCGCTGTTCTTGCTTGCCGCCGTGATCTGCTTGCGGACCTTCTCGATCTCCTGCTCGATCTGCTTGATCTTCAGGTTTTCGCGCCCGATCGTTGCGTCGAGTTCATTCTTTTCGATGACGAGCGAACGCATTGTCGCTTTCGTGTCATCTTTTTCTTCCTGAATCTGCGTGTTCAGTTGTTCGACTTCTGCACGCAGCTTCATCAAGGAAGCCGCCATGTTTTCTTCGGTGCTTGCTGCGAGTGTTGACGCTGCGATCAGCGAACCGGCCAGCCAGAGTTTTATCGTATTCGGTACCATACATACCCCACATAAAAAAGATAGGCGAAGGGTACAGAGTTTGCGTTACGTCATCGTCACCGTTAGGTAACATTACGGAAACATTTTGAGATAAATGGGAGGGAAAAAGGGGAAGAAAGGGGCCGGGAAACCCCTGCAGGGGCTCCCGGAGGGCTCAAAGGTTACTTTGCAGTAACATCTTTGAAGCTGATAGTCGCTTTTTGTAATGTTGAGAAGAGCTTCTTCGTATGGAAGGCTGCATCCGTGTCGGTGAGTCTGCTGATCAGACCGTTGACGAATGCCGGAGCCGTCGTATCGTCTTTGATGTAGATACCGCCTTCGTCGCTTCCGTTGACCTTGTTGATGGAGAAGTTGGAGATCTTCGCCATGGTCATCGGAGTGTCACCGCCACTGGAGATTTCGAAACCAGCATGAGCAATCTCTTTCTGCTGGACAAAGATGTTCGTTGCATGACCGCTGTAACCGTAGTCAAGGTCAAAGCTGTCATCCTGGCAGTTGATCATCGCCAGGTTGCTGACGTCTACCGTACCGCCCCAGATCTCGATACAGTCATCGGAAGAGTTGATGACCGTGACATCGTCGACAATAGTGCCCGCACCGACACCTGCCAGTGAAAGACCGTTGATCTCGAGGTCTGTTGCGACCGTGTAACCGGAGTTCATGATGTAAACGTTGCGCAGGATACCGCTGTTGTCGTTCGCATCACCTGCACCCGCTACCGCGTTACCGAATGCGAAATCTGCATCCGTCTCGTCAACCTCGTAGAACGGGCTGGCGTGGTTTGTCGGTGCCGCACCCAGAACGGTCAGACCGCCCCACTGGCCGACGTCTCCTGCCGCCGGGCTGAGCAGTGCCGTCTTGGAAGTAAAGATGATCGGATCGGCTTTCGTACCGTCGGCGATGATCTTGGAACCCTGTGTGATGACGATGTAGTTCGCACCGGCGTCACCGAAGACAACCGTACCCGCTTCGACTGTCAGCGTTGCACCGTTCTTGACTTTAACCAGGCCCTGAACGTCCCACTGCTTGTCCGCCGTCAGCGTCGTGTCAACCGTGATGTCGCCGGTCAGAGCCATGACGTTCGCCGCATCGTATGCCGGAGCCGGCACTGCACTGTAAGTAGAATCGTTGGCTGTATAACGCGTCTCGATGTCCGCTGCACCGGCACCGTCGTAGAGCGTTTCCGCACGTACGGTTACATCGTTAAATGCGATGACCGCTTTCTGTGTCGCCGAGAAGAGTTTCTTCGTATGGAAAGCCGCGTCCGTTGCACCGAGCGTGCTGATCAGGCCGTTGACGAATGCCGGAGCCGTTGTATCGTCTTTGATGTAGATACCGCCCTCGTCGCTTCCGTTGACCTTGTTGATGGAGAAGTTGGAGATCTTCGCCGTC is from Sulfurimonas sp. HSL-1656 and encodes:
- a CDS encoding energy transducer TonB; this translates as MRTASPLKKHALALLWSVFGLFFVFIVVIEMNNEGATEPPKKKMASAQFDMQKVAKPKPKPKPKPKPKPKKVKPKRAAPAPDLSSQLSGLDTGLEAFQADDLLSDDALLGDVGKDMVMTDDTVDQAPQPSRRTPIEYPKKARKMGITGYVLMNLLINKQGRVEKVKVLESDPADTFDDVAVAAVKSWEFKPAQYQGEPVKVWAKQKIRFDLN
- a CDS encoding tetratricopeptide repeat protein, coding for MKQILIVMALVGALSVSLAAKTDDVDYVELGAMMLRDGHVERAGDALNMVDLNDTETDLPRYYMLKGLVETKQSLYKEANADFYKSIELNEDTNASKPLYLYIAQNSFKLKEYKGCIAALDKVPDLMAQNPKLFGLKAECYWREGDKDRAMAVLRDVNSRFPEYWDAYKQRFYYLVSLGLYQAALEDAQIYLANAKANETILINFINALRQSGQTDKAIELAETANLRYPSSAKVTVMLAHLYLDKEMIGAAAELFNEASIEDGKYTNESAEMYRRARDYVMALLKNTQMLDTKEKYKQRIAIFLEYGDYERIIVTRQAMARSGLMEEESMRYALAYAYYMEGEFEQTEALLETLTQPDLFSKAVELRKKMEKCKNNIWECQQ
- a CDS encoding MotA/TolQ/ExbB proton channel family protein, which translates into the protein MKRIVLILMMAVLSLSAATETELQRAYAKEFAFLKAQKEMLQKRLSQVKKEDAARIASAKNEIASLQNEVLVKTQSSDRLAEQLFRSQQNAESISDDTALLESVALQGQSSLAPYGIKLAIDKEDYPTTLQQLFASTLTLGRELSSVRVTEGSFYLKDGTEQKGKLVMVGNIATYGVAEGASGVLVPAGGDKLKLWDAPASAATAAALAQGETPASLEIFVYENVSKEVEDKTEKGLMDVIESGGVIGWVIVVMGLFAFLLVVLRSFFLSGAASKTLPVAKETLVELKSKGVEATLEFLKSRKGAAARVMKATVRNLDRDREHIEDIVAEAIMHESERLDRYGSAIMVVAAVAPLLGLLGTVTGMIATFDIITEFGTGDPKLLSGGISIALVTTELGLIVAIPLLLLGNMLNGWAERIKDGMEQSALHLINEYNKLK
- a CDS encoding DUF3450 family protein, translated to MVPNTIKLWLAGSLIAASTLAASTEENMAASLMKLRAEVEQLNTQIQEEKDDTKATMRSLVIEKNELDATIGRENLKIKQIEQEIEKVRKQITAASKNSEGIKPVVVAAIADLKAQIASEIPFKTAERLDDVTRIETQMNEGLITPQKALAQVWNSYADEVRMSKENALFKQTIKLDGEDRLAEIARLGSIMMFFRTPDDRVGYAAKDANGWFYKESVSKTEQEQIIALFDAMQKQIRTGYFTLPNAIATTEVK
- a CDS encoding TonB-dependent receptor, with the translated sequence MMRILFLVTWLTMSLFAAGGELSLYVLKDGKPLPEQQVVILELPSDTENGAAASEMFGAEWMTDAQGYLTTAMPEGRYQLQLLATDNGTPQAFVKKNFVIAPGKQTQIILSLKTDNTLSFADVEAPADLATEADTKKSVARVNGTVALTLLSGEDEKPVAGARVFVPGVKVNAVSDAAGHIVIDLPEGNQTLSIIHTSYSSQNIKVTVLPKEMVSRTVELSPAAMELEEFVVLAPQVEGSIAAVMAEVRNSETIANVIGSAQMSKQGDSNAASALKRVPGITIIGGKYIYVRGLGDRYSNTELNGMSLPSPNPIKRTVPLDMFPSMVIGSLQVQKTFTPDITGAFGGGYVNVRTKSNVDEDHASIKLGINAHDSAGKDATTYEGASSDWTGYDHSFRPFPGGFNSASLPTVGSTPPTLNYTDAELRSMLQRRDVNAQSTTVPYGGEVQVEFGKQYTIADEHELSLLASYGYKGESSLRTYTSYDYLVSRDGVQTPTPDNTATNDMLQTTIQHGGIISLGYQFRNLDLQYTKLFVLNTLDQTRDVNGTFGENNSKEHQYYFEWQERELNIDQLSGGLDYKLWVDNRFDFGAELAQASEYVPNDVYYNYKQYFSTQPYVFARPDSMLSYSHRTTDDKLYNVYAKNRTQVPMLSDEDYLEAGIVTEHKEREGRRVDLQMQSNIKDLGVSSGPINGIINYGDGSDLDFSLTSLPRDQYNAELDRNAYYVKGMIKPTEAMDITFGGRYVDLRQTVEQYQVDNNIIVLTPNTLKFNKVLPSLGMTYRLDDSNQFRLAYSETFIYPDFREFVNAEFMHPLYLAKVAGNPDLIETDIQSIDARYEYYMNETDALTAALFYKHMDNPIEDTRAFTTGTLPRFSFDNSKAAELAGIELSWNKHLDFIDSSLEDVSFGGNYTYIYSKVELTPEQQAKFVTQDRGLQGLSPQVLNLSLTYDDPNTRSVNLSYNKMARRLMRVALKNGDVILGLDDYEIPPHLLDFTWIEKFEVDALNTTLDLTFKVKNLLDDETVWEQGSQTTFKYKTGRSYSLSVRATF
- a CDS encoding MotA/TolQ/ExbB proton channel family protein, which translates into the protein MQPALQNLFGQFDVYMQSGGFVMWPLFVLVIVLWYALGYRFHAIKRGSEKSVRVLIRKFDSGKREIPRGLIDGAVVDALKITNEGYRGTVGRELIEDAFYPYRQELKKYRKTVNTIVMVAPLIGLLGTVAGMIETFDSLGSMTLYSQGGGIAAGISQALFTTQLGLVVAVPGLVIGRLIDRRSKIMELELEQIKDIVCSEEEGK
- a CDS encoding biopolymer transporter ExbD; protein product: MRFRQKKELDQAVDISPLIDMVFILLIFFMVSTTFVKDMKLDLERPGASSASRASSKVIKVYLDNQAQAYIDNQPIKVWALQSKLRDMLRTSTEKSVLVVTDDTIAVEKLIEVVDQCRLSGAKDVAVATKKEVG